One stretch of Kwoniella pini CBS 10737 chromosome 3, complete sequence DNA includes these proteins:
- a CDS encoding glycine dehydrogenase, whose amino-acid sequence MSIHLIKRSSRLTLLARSSSSSSRVFSSSAYLLRPHATSPTHSSTTAVQPHPNPPSTSFHPEKSSIFTPLDTFLRRHNGPRASDVESMLSTLGYKSMDAFIDDTIPQAIRVDKLSDKESSKTGIRPFSELELARRVEEVAGLNKPMKSYIGMGYHNAIVPPVIQRNVLENPAWYTAYTPYSPEQSQGRLESLINFQTVTTTLTGLPIANASLLDEATAAGEAMAMCLANVPKNKLAKGKKSFLVSPSVAPQTIAVLQTRASGFGIELIIAESNESFLKEIEQLGEDKLMGALVQYPDVNGAIGDWAEIAAKVKSLGAKTVVTTDLLALTMLKPPGEWGADIVCGNSQRFGVPVGYGGPHAAFFACTDDLKRKMPGRLVGLSKDSRGAPAYRLALQTREQHIRREKATSNVCTAQALLANMTAMYAVYHGPEGLRQIAGKVHSLTRILSESLAALGFAVVNKTFFDTLTIDVASAGFSATQVHAESVKSSINFRQIDDKTIGVTLDESVGPLDLTDIVNVFYRVKGQKEIQPGQLQELASKLELTSESVKSPISHHARTSDFMTQPVFNKHHSETHMLRYMMHLQEKDYSLVHGMIPLGSCTMKLNSTSSMVPLSRKEFGGIHPFAPKDQVKGYEVLIKELEEDLSLVTGYDATSVQPNSGASGEYAGLKVIQAYHESQGQGHRDVCLIPLSAHGTNPASAAMIGYKVVPIKALDDGSLDLKDLKEKAEKHKDNLAAFMVTYPSTFGVFEEGIEEANKIVHDNGGQVYVDGANCNSLVGLTSLGRVGGDVSHTNLHKTFSIPHGGGGPGVGPISVKSHLAPFLPTHPIITTGGSKAIPAVSAAPYGSASINTISWAYIKMLGGEGLTEVSKIALLNANYIAERLRPYYNVRFSNKNGRVAHECLVDLGEFEKSAGLKVSDFSKRLQDYSFHPPTAQWPISTCWLIEPTESESKAELDRFIDALISIRKEVDEITSGEQPKDNNVFKNAPHPLNILVDDKWDKPYSREKAVFPVPALRKTKFWPSVGRVDDAAGDLNLICECGSVEEYA is encoded by the exons ATGTCTATTCACCTTATCAAACGATCTAGCCGATTAACATTATTGGCTagatcatcctcatcctcttcacgagtattttcatcatccgCGTATCTCCTTCGACCTCATGCTACTTCCCCTACACATTCATCCACTACTGCTGTACAACCTCATCCTAATCCACCATCGACTTCTTTCCACCCTGAAAAAAGCTCTATCTTCACTCCACTAGATACCTTTCTTCGTCGTCATAATGGTCCCCGTGCGTCTGATGTTGAATCCATGCTTTCAACTCTTGGATACAAATCTATGGATGCGTTCATCGATGACACTATCCCTCAAGCAATTAGAGTAGATAAGCTGTCAGACAAGGAAAGTAGTAAAACTGGTATCAGACCTTTTAGCGAGTTGGAATTGGCACGAAGGGTAGAGGAGGTAGCTGGCTTGAACAAGCCAATGAAAAGTTATATCGGTATGGG CTATCACAACGCAATCGTTCCTCCTGTCATTCAACGAAAT GTTCTCGAGAATCCAGCCTGGTACACTGCGTACACCCCTTACTCCCCTGAACAATCCCAAGGCCGACTCGAATCGCttatcaatttccaaaCTGTCACTACCACTCTCACTGGCCTCCCTATTGCCAACGCATCACTTTTAGATGAAGCTACCGCCGCAGGTGAAGCTATGGCTATGTGTCTTGCAAATGTTCCCAAGAACAAACTAGCAAAGGGCAAGAAATCATTCTTGGTTTCACCTTCAGTAGCTCCGCAAACTATCGCTGTTCTGCAAACTAGAGCCAGTGGATTTGGTATTGAGCTCATAATAGCTGAGAGCAACGAAAGCTTCCTCAAGGAAATTGAGCAATTaggagaagataaattaatgGGTGCATTGGTCCAATACCCCGATGTCAATGGTGCTATAGGAGACTGGGCAGAAATTGCTGCTAAAGTCAAAAGCTTAGGAGCCAAGACGGTAGTCACTACTGATTTATTGGCCCTGACCATGCTCAAACCTCCCGGAGAATGGGGTGCAGATATTGTTTGCGGTAATTCTCAACGATTCG GTGTGCCTGTCGGTTACGGTGGGCCTCATGCCGCCTTCTTCGCTTGTACCGACGatttgaagagaaagatgcCTGGACGATTAGTTGGTTTGAGTAAGGATTCTCGAGGTGCCCCTGCATATCGATTGGCTTTACAAA CTCGAGAACAACATATCAGGCGAGAAAAAGCCACCTCCAACGTTTGTACCGC TCAAGCTCTTCTCGCCAACATGACCGCCATGTACGCAGTTTATCACGGTCCAGAAGGTCTTAGGCAGATTGCTGGCAAAGTACACTCCCTTACCCGAATACTTTCTGAATCCCTCGCAGCCCTTGGGTTCGCCGTCGTCAACAAGACATTCTTTGACACTCTGACGATTGACGTGGCTTCTGCCGGATTTTCCGCTACACAAGTCCACGCAGAATCCGTCAAATCATCTATCAACTTCCGACAAATTGACGACAAGACAATCGGCGTAACTCTTGACGAGAGTGTTGGTCCACTTGATTTAACGGATATCGTCAACGTCTTCTACCGAGTCAAAGGGCAAAAAGAAATCCAACCTGGGCAACTTCAAGAATTAGCTTCCAAACTCGAATTAACATCTGAATCTGTCAAATCGCCGATATCTCATCATGCCAGAACTTCTGACTTTATGACTCAACCTGTATTCAACAAACATCATTCCGAAACCCATATGCTCAGGTACATGATGCACCTTCAGGAGAAAGACTATTCTTTGGTACATGGTATGATCCCCTTAGGATCATGTACCATGAAACTTAACTCTACATCTTCCATGGTTCCACTTTCTCGAAAAGAATTCGGTGGTATTCACCCATTCGCACCTAAAGATCAAGTCAAAGGATACGAAGTGCTCATCAAAGAATTGGAGGAAGATTTGTCTTTGGTTACAGGTTATGACGCTACTTCGGTCCAACCTAATTCGGGAGCATCAGGTGAATATGCAGGACTGAAAGTGATTCAAGCATACCATGAATCCCAAGGGCAAGGACATCGAGATGTTTGCCTTATCCCTCTTTCAGCACATGGTACCAACCCTGCTTCTGCGGCGATGATAGGATACAAGGTCGTTCCCATTAAAGCACTAGATGACGGTTCTCTTGATCTTAAAGacttgaaagagaaagcgGAGAAACATAAGGATAATTTGGCGGCTTTCATGGTAACCTACCCATCTACCTTTGGtgtatttgaagaaggtatcgAAGAGGCCAACAAAATCGTACATGATAACGGTGGTCAAGTCTATGTTGACGGTGCCAATTGTAACTCCTTAGTCGGATTGACCTCTCTCGGTAGAGTAGGAGGTGATGTCAGTCACACCAACTTGCACAAGACTTTCTCAATTCCTCatggtggtggtggtcCAGGAGTAGGACCAATTTCAGTCAAATCTCATCTTGCACCTTTCTTACCTACACACCCTATCATTACAACTGGAGGTTCAAAAGCTATCCCAGCAGTATCAGCCGCACCATACGGTTCAGCAAGTATAAATACAATCTCATGGGCATATATAAAAATGTTAGGTGGTGAAGGTTTAACAGAAGTTTCTAAAATCGCTTTACTCAATGCAAATTATATTGCTGAAAGATTGAGACCTTATTATAATGTtagattttcaaataaaaatggaAGAGTAGCTCATGAATGTTTAGTCGATTTGggagaatttgaaaaatcagctGGATTAAAAGTAtctgatttttcaaaaagattACAAGATTATTCTTTCCATCCTCCAACTGCACAATGGCCAATAAGTACTTGTTGGTTAATTGAACCTACTGAAAGTGAATCAAAAGCAGAACTTGATCG ATTCATCGATGCACTTATATCCATTAGAAAAGAAGTAGATGAAATTACTTCAGGAGAACAACCCAAAGATAATAATGTATTTAAGAATGCTCCTCATCCTTTAAATATTTtggttgatgataaatGGGATAAACCTTattcaagagaaaaagcTGTTTTCCCAGTACCTGCTTTAAGAAAAACTAAGTTCTGGCCTAGCGTAGGCAGAGTagatgatg CTGCTGGAGATCTTAATTTAATTTGTGAATGTGGTTCAGTAGAAGAATACGCATAA
- a CDS encoding mitochondrial 54S ribosomal protein bL32m, protein MTSLSIPTRSSIFSFRPSFNTIRPSWSLQCIASSSSTSFNQLSPVAPIEIPSTTTRTSSWISIFPSFSIESILELIPPIVWASVPKKKTSHSKKSMRSSNKGLKNRTNLSLCEACGSIKLTHHICPTCYSQISRRWKREARGELPLGAAREPTIEQQPSAQP, encoded by the exons ATGacatctttatcaattccaacacgatcatcaatcttttcattCCGACCATCATTCAATACAATACGACCAAGTTGGAGTTTACAATGTATAGCTTCAAgttcttcaacttctttcaatcaattatctCCTGTTGCtccaattgaaattccatCAACTACAACGAGAACATCTTCATGGATTTCAatatttccttctttttcaattgaatctatCTTAGAATTAATTCCTCCTATTGTATGGGCTAGTGTACCTAAGAAAAAGACTTCACATAGTAAGAAAAGTATGAGAAGTTCGAATAAAGGTTTGAAAAATAGAACTA ATCTGTCACTCTGCGAAGCATGCggatcaatcaaattaacACATCATATTTGTCCAACTTGTTATTCTCAAATATCACGAAG ATGGAAGAGGGAAGCAAGGGGTGAACTCCCACTTGGTGCAGCTAGAGAACCAACAATCGAACAACAACCCAGTGCGCAACCGTAA